The following are encoded together in the Pungitius pungitius chromosome 7, fPunPun2.1, whole genome shotgun sequence genome:
- the LOC119216845 gene encoding transmembrane protein 275-like — translation MVLPENPSGPSAPTKAPRGRAPLHRSVPSPALCCACGLCILLAGINITLVGAFAYGTIVPAGNPPIVLGPLLLLVALAFFAACCAVSRRPPARRPDGGEKWGLMRVGAAAFEMETSDHMLQDATTAVQLSPADSPTSSSLHGGDPTPPTPTPPPPPAAGELHTSEMSGVGTTLTSGPKGSRPTETLPAPDTSCP, via the coding sequence ATGGTGCTACCTGAGAACCCCTCCGGGCCCTCTGCCCCCACGAAGGCCCCCCGGGGGCGCGCCCCGCTGCACCGCAGCGTGCCCTCCCCGGCCCTGTGCTGCGCCTGCGGCCTGTGCATCCTGCTGGCCGGCATCAACATCACCCTGGTGGGGGCCTTCGCCTACGGCACCATCGTCCCCGCCGGCAACCCGCCCATCGTCCTCGggcccctcctcctgctggtggCCCTGGCCTTCTTCGCCGCGTGCTGCGCGGTCAGCCGCAGGCCCCCGGCCCGCAGGCCCGACGGAGGCGAGAAGTGGGGGCTCATGCGGGTGGGCGCGGCGGCGTTCGAGATGGAGACCAGCGACCACATGCTGCAGGACGCCACCACGGCGGTGCAGCTCAGCCCGGCCgactcccccacctcctcctccttgcacGGGGGAGACCCTACTCCCCCTACCCCTaccccccctccgccgcccGCGGCCGGGGAGCTGCACACGTCGGAGATGTCTGGAGTCGGCACCACCTTGACCTCTGGCCCCAAGGGGAGCCGACCCACGGAGACGCTACCTGCTCCGGACACCTCCTGCCCGTAA